A single genomic interval of Koleobacter methoxysyntrophicus harbors:
- a CDS encoding BofC C-terminal domain-containing protein, protein MNIFNRSRILMIFMVFIIFSITLFIKFFVNAPFWSLEKREPNGQEQIQAGEDIGPKVEVGTIFSFETYYTECGHTKIMEERASEKLRGYSFKDLSKEFPEWEIKGFEENKVTFYKYVNGLCPDHYFIGIKDGFVALFYGRPGTEARLKEITEIKVELLRDDDRRLLEQGIEVYGEEELMRIKEGLTN, encoded by the coding sequence ATGAATATTTTTAATCGTTCTCGTATTTTAATGATATTTATGGTATTTATTATTTTTTCAATTACTCTTTTTATAAAATTTTTTGTAAATGCTCCTTTTTGGTCTTTGGAAAAAAGGGAACCTAATGGACAGGAACAAATACAGGCAGGAGAAGATATTGGACCAAAGGTTGAAGTAGGTACAATATTCTCATTTGAAACCTATTACACTGAATGCGGGCATACTAAGATTATGGAAGAAAGAGCTTCGGAAAAGCTGAGAGGATATAGCTTTAAGGATTTATCTAAAGAATTTCCTGAATGGGAAATAAAGGGTTTTGAAGAAAATAAGGTTACCTTTTATAAATATGTCAATGGATTATGTCCTGACCATTACTTTATAGGGATTAAGGATGGTTTTGTAGCTCTATTTTATGGAAGGCCCGGAACTGAAGCAAGATTAAAAGAAATAACGGAGATAAAGGTTGAACTCCTCAGAGATGATGATAGACGACTGTTGGAACAGGGCATAGAGGTTTATGGAGAAGAAGAGCTGATGAGGATTAAAGAAGGTTTAACTAACTGA
- the ruvC gene encoding crossover junction endodeoxyribonuclease RuvC, with amino-acid sequence MIVMGIDPGIALTGYGILEKKGNNIVVVKQGCIITKTSMKTSERLLFIYKELVKIIKEFQPDRIVIEELFFNKNAKTAILVGQARGVAILAAANLGINVWEYTPLQVKQAVVGYGRAPKNQVQEMVKLLLGLKEIPQPDDVADALAVALCHLNSWPMEKYMTER; translated from the coding sequence ATGATTGTAATGGGAATTGATCCGGGAATTGCATTAACAGGTTATGGAATTCTCGAAAAAAAGGGTAACAATATAGTAGTGGTAAAACAAGGATGTATTATTACCAAAACTTCTATGAAAACTTCAGAAAGGTTATTATTTATATATAAGGAACTTGTAAAAATAATAAAGGAATTTCAGCCTGACAGAATAGTCATAGAGGAGCTATTTTTTAATAAAAACGCCAAAACTGCTATTTTAGTAGGGCAGGCACGGGGGGTAGCGATACTTGCTGCAGCAAATTTAGGTATAAATGTATGGGAATATACACCTCTACAGGTTAAACAAGCCGTTGTTGGATACGGTAGAGCACCTAAAAATCAAGTTCAGGAAATGGTTAAGCTCCTTCTGGGTTTAAAAGAAATCCCACAACCCGATGATGTGGCTGATGCTTTGGCAGTAGCTTTATGTCATTTGAATTCGTGGCCTATGGAAAAATATATGACGGAAAGGTGA
- the ruvA gene encoding Holliday junction branch migration protein RuvA, translating to MLSYLKGTLQFASENYIILDVNDIGFKIHIPRSSLNKLPAVGERLKILTYLHIKEEELTLYGFLTPSELKIFELMLTVTGIGPKGAIAALSTLSPQKLQECFLTEDVKTLTSIPGFGQKTAKRIIFELKDKIARTDASALLLEDKAGGSFQEAIKVLEALGYSPAESAAIIKEINIDLEKTSVEAIVKQVLKKMGSQNK from the coding sequence ATGCTTAGCTATCTAAAAGGGACTTTGCAATTTGCAAGCGAAAATTATATAATATTAGATGTTAATGATATTGGATTTAAAATCCATATTCCCAGGTCTTCTTTAAACAAATTACCGGCTGTTGGAGAAAGACTTAAAATTTTAACGTATTTACATATTAAAGAAGAAGAACTGACCCTTTACGGTTTTTTAACACCTTCTGAACTTAAAATATTTGAATTAATGCTAACGGTTACAGGAATAGGCCCAAAAGGGGCAATAGCTGCTCTTTCAACCTTATCACCACAAAAATTGCAGGAGTGTTTCCTTACAGAAGATGTAAAAACATTGACATCAATACCGGGTTTCGGTCAAAAAACGGCAAAAAGAATAATTTTTGAACTCAAAGATAAAATTGCAAGAACAGATGCTTCAGCCCTACTTTTAGAAGACAAAGCCGGTGGAAGCTTTCAGGAGGCAATTAAAGTTTTGGAAGCCCTTGGATATTCTCCGGCAGAATCAGCGGCTATAATAAAGGAAATAAATATCGATTTAGAAAAAACCAGCGTTGAGGCTATTGTTAAACAGGTTTTGAAAAAAATGGGTTCCCAGAATAAGTGA
- the ruvB gene encoding Holliday junction branch migration DNA helicase RuvB, with protein sequence MEERIIAPGAREEDTELEFTLRPRFFCEYIGQKKVKEKLKIFVTAAQNRGEPLDHVLLYGPPGLGKTTLATVIANEMSVNIRITSGPAIERPGDLAAIVTNLNQGDILFIDEIHRLNRSVEEILYPVMEDFALDIIIGKGPSARSVRLDLPRFTLIGATTRAGLLTSPLRDRFGVINRLEYYDETELTEIILRSAKILKISIDELGAKEIAKRSRGTPRVANRLLKRVRDFAEVKGNGSITREVAMRGLDLLEIDPIGLDSIDRKMLITIIEKYNGGPVGVDTIAAAISEEAVTIEDVYEPYLMQLGFLNRTPRGRIATELAYNHLGLSKTKGEKQMDLFSGRKMGQSSMIHTD encoded by the coding sequence ATGGAAGAAAGAATCATAGCACCAGGAGCAAGAGAGGAAGATACAGAGCTTGAATTTACTTTAAGACCCCGTTTTTTCTGTGAGTATATCGGTCAAAAAAAGGTTAAGGAAAAGCTTAAAATTTTTGTTACGGCTGCCCAAAATAGAGGGGAGCCTTTGGACCATGTTTTATTATATGGCCCACCCGGTTTGGGGAAAACTACCCTTGCGACTGTTATCGCTAATGAAATGAGTGTGAATATCAGGATTACGTCAGGGCCGGCAATAGAGAGGCCAGGGGATCTGGCAGCTATTGTTACCAATCTCAATCAGGGGGATATCTTGTTTATCGATGAGATTCATAGATTGAACCGTAGTGTAGAGGAAATATTATATCCGGTTATGGAGGATTTTGCCCTGGATATCATTATAGGGAAAGGCCCCAGTGCTCGTTCGGTAAGATTAGATTTACCTAGATTTACCCTTATAGGGGCAACTACGAGGGCAGGGCTTCTTACATCCCCTCTAAGGGATCGTTTCGGTGTAATTAATAGACTAGAATATTACGATGAAACGGAATTAACAGAGATTATCCTCCGTTCAGCCAAGATTCTCAAAATTTCGATCGATGAATTGGGAGCCAAGGAGATTGCTAAAAGGTCAAGGGGAACCCCTAGGGTAGCCAACAGACTTTTAAAAAGGGTTAGGGATTTTGCGGAAGTAAAAGGGAATGGGTCGATCACCCGGGAAGTTGCAATGCGAGGCTTGGACTTGCTGGAAATAGACCCAATTGGACTTGATAGTATTGATAGAAAAATGCTTATTACTATTATTGAGAAGTATAATGGGGGTCCTGTTGGGGTAGATACTATAGCTGCTGCTATTAGCGAAGAAGCCGTTACTATTGAGGATGTTTATGAGCCTTATTTAATGCAATTGGGCTTTTTGAACAGAACTCCCAGGGGTAGAATTGCAACGGAATTAGCCTATAATCATTTGGGTTTAAGCAAAACAAAGGGAGAAAAACAAATGGATCTATTTTCGGGTCGAAAAATGGGTCAATCTTCTATGATTCATACAGATTAA
- a CDS encoding DUF2905 domain-containing protein, whose protein sequence is MIGGESFGKIFITIGIAFIIIGILFFLGSRIGIGRLPGDIYIRKGNFTFYFPIVTSILISIILSLLLFLFRSR, encoded by the coding sequence ATGATTGGTGGAGAATCTTTTGGGAAAATTTTTATCACTATTGGTATTGCTTTTATCATAATAGGAATCTTATTCTTTCTAGGCAGCAGGATAGGTATAGGAAGACTTCCGGGAGATATATATATAAGAAAAGGTAATTTTACATTTTACTTTCCCATTGTAACCAGTATTTTAATAAGTATAATCCTTTCTCTATTATTATTTTTGTTTAGGAGCAGGTGA
- the queA gene encoding tRNA preQ1(34) S-adenosylmethionine ribosyltransferase-isomerase QueA — MELKDFDYYLPEELIAQCPTQKRDESRLMVIYRNSGKIEHRIFKDIHLYMNKGDCIVLNDTKVIPARLLGKRKDTGGRIEFVLLKSLGNDKWEVLVKPGKRAKIGKEFIFGDGLLIARVLDKTPVGGRIVEFEYQGDFRELLNEVGRVPLPPYIKKEISDDKRYQTVYGRKEGSAAAPTAGLHFTQELINKIERKGINIVYVTLHVGLGTFRPVKSNDIRNHKMHSEYFCLPEKSAEIINSTKKHGNRVIAIGTTTVRTLESVANEEGIVTASEGWTDIFIYPGFEFKIIDGLLTNFHLPKSTLLMLVSAFAGRELILNAYEKAIRERYRFFSFGDAMLIL; from the coding sequence ATGGAACTAAAGGACTTTGATTACTATCTTCCTGAAGAACTTATAGCTCAATGCCCGACTCAAAAAAGGGATGAATCACGCCTTATGGTAATCTACAGGAATTCCGGGAAAATTGAGCACAGAATATTTAAAGATATCCACCTATACATGAATAAGGGTGATTGCATAGTCCTGAATGATACAAAAGTTATTCCGGCAAGGCTGTTAGGGAAAAGAAAAGATACGGGTGGCAGGATAGAATTCGTTCTTCTAAAGAGTCTAGGTAATGATAAATGGGAGGTTTTAGTTAAACCCGGTAAAAGGGCAAAGATAGGTAAAGAGTTTATTTTTGGTGATGGGCTTTTGATTGCTCGCGTCCTTGACAAGACCCCGGTTGGAGGCAGGATCGTTGAGTTCGAATACCAGGGGGATTTTCGCGAACTTTTGAATGAAGTAGGAAGAGTACCATTACCCCCCTATATAAAAAAAGAAATTAGCGATGACAAAAGGTATCAGACCGTATACGGAAGAAAAGAAGGTTCTGCAGCTGCACCCACAGCAGGACTCCATTTTACACAGGAATTGATAAATAAAATAGAAAGAAAAGGTATAAATATTGTGTATGTAACATTACATGTAGGTTTAGGGACCTTTAGGCCGGTAAAATCCAATGACATTAGAAACCATAAGATGCATTCAGAATATTTCTGTTTACCAGAGAAATCTGCAGAAATAATAAATTCCACTAAAAAACACGGAAACAGGGTTATAGCCATAGGAACCACTACGGTTAGAACCCTTGAGTCGGTAGCTAATGAAGAGGGCATTGTTACAGCCTCAGAAGGATGGACAGATATTTTTATTTATCCTGGTTTTGAATTTAAAATTATAGACGGTCTACTGACAAATTTTCATCTTCCCAAATCTACCTTGCTCATGCTGGTAAGTGCCTTTGCAGGTAGGGAATTGATCTTAAACGCATATGAAAAAGCTATAAGGGAAAGATACAGATTTTTTAGCTTTGGAGATGCAATGTTGATATTATAG
- the tgt gene encoding tRNA guanosine(34) transglycosylase Tgt: MSFKVLYECSKTGARIGELITAHGTVETPVFMPVGTQATVKTMTPEELIEIGAQIVLSNTYHLYLRPGHKLIEKAGGLHRFMNWPRPILTDSGGFQIFSLGNLREITDEGVTFRSHLDGSRHFITPEKAIEIQNSLGADIIMCFDECVPYTCEYEEVVSSVERTAKWAARCKEAHRFPERQLLFGIIQGGIFKDLRHRSTKQILSLDFPGYAIGGLSVGEPKNLMYQVLDYTIPMLPDDKPRYLMGVGSPDCLIEGVIRGIDMFDCVLQTRIARNGTVLTSSGKVVVRNARYSEDFSPLDPECDCYVCRNFTRAYIRHLFKTGEILGLRLTTYHNLYFTVRLMDKIKKAIKENNLAEFRDKFLQKYGYEEKEN, encoded by the coding sequence TTGAGTTTCAAAGTTTTATATGAATGCAGCAAAACAGGTGCCAGAATAGGTGAGCTGATTACTGCCCACGGAACCGTTGAGACTCCTGTTTTTATGCCTGTCGGAACCCAGGCAACGGTTAAAACTATGACCCCTGAAGAATTAATAGAAATTGGTGCTCAGATAGTATTAAGTAATACTTACCATCTCTACCTAAGGCCCGGTCATAAGTTAATTGAAAAAGCCGGCGGCCTTCACAGGTTTATGAACTGGCCTAGACCGATTTTAACAGATAGTGGAGGGTTTCAGATTTTCAGTTTGGGAAATTTGCGGGAAATTACTGATGAAGGAGTTACTTTCAGATCCCATTTAGACGGTTCGCGGCATTTTATTACCCCCGAAAAGGCAATCGAAATCCAAAATTCCCTTGGGGCAGATATTATAATGTGTTTTGATGAGTGTGTTCCATATACTTGTGAATATGAAGAAGTGGTTAGTTCTGTTGAACGGACCGCAAAATGGGCAGCGCGGTGTAAAGAGGCCCACAGGTTCCCGGAAAGACAATTACTATTTGGTATAATTCAGGGAGGTATTTTTAAGGATTTAAGGCATAGGAGCACAAAACAAATTTTAAGTTTAGACTTTCCCGGTTATGCTATTGGTGGATTGAGTGTAGGGGAACCTAAAAACCTTATGTATCAAGTTTTGGATTATACCATCCCAATGTTGCCCGATGATAAGCCTAGGTATCTTATGGGCGTAGGATCTCCTGACTGTTTGATAGAAGGGGTAATAAGGGGTATAGATATGTTTGATTGCGTTCTTCAGACCCGAATTGCTAGGAATGGTACGGTTCTTACTAGTAGTGGCAAAGTGGTGGTAAGAAATGCGAGATATTCCGAAGATTTTTCCCCCCTCGATCCTGAATGTGACTGCTATGTATGCAGAAATTTTACTAGAGCTTATATACGGCATTTATTTAAAACGGGAGAAATTCTTGGTCTTAGGTTAACAACATATCACAACCTGTATTTTACCGTGCGTTTAATGGATAAAATAAAAAAAGCTATCAAGGAAAATAATTTAGCGGAGTTTAGAGACAAATTTTTACAGAAATATGGATATGAGGAGAAGGAAAACTAA
- the yajC gene encoding preprotein translocase subunit YajC produces the protein MDLNLFLRQFGPLIFIFIIFYFLLIRPQQKRDKERKQMLGSLKEGDQIITIGGIYGKILDIKDDIITLEIGDKVKIKVTRTAIGNVINK, from the coding sequence TTGGATTTAAATTTGTTTTTACGACAATTTGGCCCTTTAATTTTTATCTTTATAATTTTCTATTTTCTCTTGATCAGACCTCAGCAAAAGCGGGATAAGGAGAGAAAACAGATGCTTGGTTCTCTAAAAGAAGGGGATCAGATTATTACTATTGGGGGTATTTATGGTAAGATTCTTGATATAAAAGATGATATAATTACTTTAGAAATTGGAGATAAGGTTAAAATTAAGGTTACCAGAACAGCCATTGGAAATGTAATAAACAAATAA
- a CDS encoding TIGR04086 family membrane protein produces MKLKKRYINETKEGIDFFWIIKGTIIGYFISLICFLLVGAGLYFTHMSEGIIPTIVIIVYLVSIIVAGFYVARNTQSKGWLNGGIAGVFYIVILIILSYFFLPDFNLSLPLIGKLVLGFIIGAIGGIIGVNL; encoded by the coding sequence GTGAAGTTAAAAAAGAGATATATTAATGAAACCAAAGAAGGAATTGATTTTTTTTGGATAATCAAGGGAACTATTATTGGTTATTTTATATCACTAATTTGTTTTTTATTGGTTGGAGCCGGCCTGTATTTTACCCATATGTCCGAGGGAATTATTCCCACTATAGTAATTATTGTTTACCTGGTAAGCATAATAGTAGCGGGATTTTATGTAGCAAGGAATACTCAAAGTAAAGGGTGGTTAAATGGGGGCATAGCAGGTGTATTTTATATTGTTATTTTAATAATTTTGAGTTACTTTTTTTTACCGGATTTTAACTTGAGTTTGCCGTTAATTGGAAAATTGGTTTTAGGCTTTATTATTGGGGCTATAGGAGGTATCATCGGCGTAAATCTTTAG
- a CDS encoding polysaccharide deacetylase family protein yields the protein MFFDKTLSKIKIVIMLLFLIVFFHIYMIYVGGINRVITVMKTNIEPINKNNMGQEIILTFDIIKEIGFTEEILKILEQEGINGSFFITGSILDKNPEIVKLIRKKGHDIGNYTLSFVDLRNLKEHEIIHEIYGLELKYKEITGEDLILFRPPMGRYNSRIVEIAGLLGYTTILWSSNIGKEGNTVDSNPNFEYLKRTVRKGAVINFDVSSPNVIKALSYVIDEIKMKGFYLKKVSEIVEKVKDVDKNVFIK from the coding sequence TTGTTTTTTGATAAAACGTTATCTAAAATAAAAATAGTTATTATGCTTTTGTTCTTAATTGTTTTTTTTCATATTTATATGATTTATGTTGGCGGTATAAATAGAGTAATAACGGTAATGAAAACAAATATCGAGCCGATAAATAAGAACAATATGGGGCAGGAAATCATACTAACCTTTGATATAATAAAAGAGATAGGTTTTACGGAGGAAATATTAAAGATCCTTGAACAGGAAGGCATCAATGGGTCTTTTTTTATAACAGGAAGTATACTGGATAAAAATCCAGAAATTGTTAAGTTGATTAGAAAGAAGGGGCATGATATTGGAAATTATACTTTGAGTTTTGTAGATCTGAGGAATTTGAAAGAACACGAAATTATTCATGAAATTTATGGACTGGAGTTAAAATATAAAGAAATTACAGGAGAAGATTTGATACTTTTTAGACCACCTATGGGCCGGTATAATAGCAGGATAGTGGAAATTGCAGGGCTTTTAGGATATACAACGATTCTGTGGAGTAGTAATATAGGAAAAGAGGGTAATACAGTTGATAGTAACCCTAATTTTGAATATCTAAAAAGGACGGTAAGAAAGGGCGCGGTAATAAATTTTGATGTTAGTTCTCCTAATGTTATAAAAGCCCTTTCCTATGTTATAGACGAGATAAAGATGAAAGGCTTTTATTTAAAGAAGGTTTCGGAAATAGTCGAAAAAGTAAAAGATGTTGATAAAAATGTTTTTATTAAATAA
- the scfA gene encoding six-cysteine ranthipeptide SCIFF, whose protein sequence is MKHIKMISKGNFEQKNKKRGCLECQSSCQSACKTSCTVGNQVCQKS, encoded by the coding sequence ATGAAACATATTAAAATGATTTCTAAAGGGAATTTTGAACAAAAGAATAAGAAAAGAGGCTGTTTAGAATGTCAATCATCCTGTCAATCAGCCTGTAAGACTTCGTGCACGGTCGGAAACCAGGTTTGTCAAAAATCATAA
- a CDS encoding gamma carbonic anhydrase family protein: MIIEYRGKRPFIAKKTFIAESADVIGDVTIEEYASIWYNATVRGDINSIKIGTCSNIQDGSVLHVSYENNVEIGDYVTIGHTAIIHGCTIGDNSLIGMGSIISEGVVIERNVLVGAGTLIPPGKIIPSGTLVLGVPGKIIREITEDEIRNIRQMALNYKDYWINSSYKRI; encoded by the coding sequence TTGATTATTGAATATCGCGGGAAAAGACCGTTTATTGCAAAAAAAACCTTTATTGCTGAGAGTGCAGATGTTATAGGAGATGTTACTATCGAGGAGTACGCTAGTATATGGTATAATGCAACCGTTAGGGGTGATATAAATTCAATTAAAATTGGGACATGTTCTAATATTCAGGATGGCAGTGTTTTACACGTATCATATGAAAACAATGTAGAGATAGGTGATTATGTAACTATAGGTCATACTGCTATTATACACGGCTGTACCATAGGGGATAATTCTTTGATAGGAATGGGTTCTATTATATCAGAGGGTGTAGTTATTGAAAGAAATGTTCTAGTTGGGGCTGGAACGTTAATACCTCCCGGCAAGATTATTCCATCTGGAACTTTAGTATTAGGAGTGCCGGGAAAAATAATAAGGGAAATAACTGAAGATGAAATACGTAATATAAGACAAATGGCCCTGAATTATAAAGATTATTGGATCAATAGTTCCTACAAAAGAATTTAG
- a CDS encoding ABC-ATPase domain-containing protein: MKKIDMLKSQLLRIDGKGYKAYKDIQGVYDYGNGVIIDISYVQGDPFASPSKACIRVDQKIADFPQYLYQNKYRKIALEDFLSREFYKNINKIAKGNRGTGKSGLIAINRCGQEVLERTSIIVNSRYIEARIALGLPARGRRVLAQQAIEMFFKEIPEITMLSLLYKNIDGHKAKKWVELYEDQEFIRNKLKEMKLVAFVANDSILPRESGISDKPMRGNKVIPFKSPPSLEIEIHTPNRGVIRGMGIPSGITLIVGGGYHGKSTLLRAIERGVYNHIMGDGREFVITCYDSVKIRAEDGRRIEKVNISPFINNLPFKKDTSCFSTDEASGSTSQAANIMEALEMGAKVLLLDEDTSASNFMIRDVRMQQLVSKEKEPITPFIDKVKLMKRDLGVSTIMVVGGSGDYFDVADLVIMMDEYKPKDVTQKAKEISERFKGQRKPEGGENFGNIGDRIPLPESINPKKGKKIKINAKDIDDIRFGWEDIDLTYVEQLVDISQTRAIGDIINYAREHYMDGETALKEIIERIVNDISQKGLDVISPFYEQHPGEYALPRKYEIAAAINRLRTLKVK, encoded by the coding sequence TTGAAAAAAATCGATATGTTGAAGAGCCAGCTATTAAGAATTGATGGAAAAGGTTATAAAGCCTACAAAGATATTCAAGGGGTATATGATTACGGCAATGGAGTTATCATTGATATTTCATATGTCCAAGGAGATCCCTTTGCTTCTCCCTCGAAAGCATGTATAAGGGTAGATCAGAAAATTGCAGATTTCCCTCAATATTTGTATCAAAATAAATATAGAAAGATAGCTCTTGAGGATTTTCTTTCAAGGGAATTTTATAAAAATATCAATAAGATTGCTAAAGGAAATAGGGGAACGGGTAAGAGCGGTTTGATTGCTATTAATAGATGCGGCCAGGAGGTTCTGGAAAGGACCTCAATTATAGTTAATAGTAGATATATAGAAGCTAGAATAGCGTTAGGTTTGCCTGCAAGAGGCAGACGGGTGTTAGCCCAGCAGGCTATAGAAATGTTTTTTAAAGAGATACCTGAAATTACCATGTTATCCTTGCTTTATAAAAATATCGATGGACATAAAGCGAAAAAATGGGTAGAATTATATGAAGATCAGGAATTTATCAGGAACAAATTGAAGGAAATGAAATTAGTTGCTTTTGTTGCAAATGATTCTATATTACCTAGGGAAAGCGGCATAAGTGACAAGCCCATGAGAGGAAATAAAGTCATTCCTTTTAAAAGCCCTCCTTCACTTGAAATTGAAATACATACACCTAACAGAGGGGTTATAAGAGGAATGGGGATTCCTAGTGGAATTACCCTTATTGTTGGAGGAGGCTATCACGGTAAATCGACATTATTGAGAGCGATAGAGCGGGGTGTATATAATCATATAATGGGTGATGGAAGGGAATTTGTAATAACATGTTATGATAGTGTAAAAATAAGGGCTGAAGATGGTAGAAGGATTGAAAAGGTTAATATAAGCCCCTTTATCAATAATCTTCCCTTTAAAAAGGATACTTCTTGTTTTTCTACAGATGAGGCAAGCGGGAGTACATCCCAGGCCGCCAATATTATGGAAGCCCTTGAAATGGGTGCGAAGGTATTATTATTGGATGAGGACACATCAGCAAGTAATTTTATGATAAGAGATGTGAGAATGCAGCAATTGGTAAGTAAAGAAAAAGAACCTATCACCCCTTTTATAGATAAAGTAAAATTGATGAAAAGGGATCTGGGGGTTTCGACTATTATGGTTGTAGGGGGTTCGGGAGATTATTTTGATGTTGCAGACCTGGTTATTATGATGGATGAATATAAACCTAAGGATGTAACACAAAAAGCAAAAGAAATTTCAGAGAGATTTAAGGGCCAGAGAAAGCCAGAAGGAGGAGAAAATTTTGGGAATATAGGGGATAGAATACCTTTACCTGAAAGCATAAACCCTAAAAAGGGTAAGAAAATAAAAATCAATGCTAAAGATATCGATGATATACGCTTCGGGTGGGAAGATATTGACCTTACTTATGTTGAACAGCTGGTAGATATAAGTCAAACCAGGGCTATAGGAGATATAATAAACTATGCCCGTGAGCATTATATGGATGGAGAGACTGCTTTAAAAGAAATTATTGAACGAATTGTAAATGATATTAGTCAGAAAGGCCTCGATGTAATATCACCCTTTTATGAACAGCATCCAGGGGAATATGCATTACCTAGAAAATACGAAATAGCTGCAGCAATAAACAGGTTAAGGACTTTAAAGGTAAAATAA
- a CDS encoding PP2C family protein-serine/threonine phosphatase has protein sequence MEIRMAVTKTPKYAVSDSGDSVEIVERPKGGLTAILADGQGSGTFARITSNLVVSKAASLISEGARDGAVARAVHDYLYAIKNGKVSSTLTIISVDLDTKSIVVSRNSNCPVIIKKRNDIKILDEYVESIGFHKLMKPSITEFALAEDLVIVSFSDGILSAGKKTGLMMTVENIVDLVRESCPEEIDSLAETILESAIKMDKGKPSDDMTVVTVSICPYYDQKKIRRMRVSLPF, from the coding sequence ATGGAAATCAGAATGGCAGTGACCAAAACACCTAAATATGCAGTTTCGGACAGCGGCGATAGTGTAGAGATTGTTGAAAGACCTAAAGGCGGCCTTACTGCCATCCTTGCTGATGGGCAGGGAAGCGGTACTTTTGCAAGAATAACCAGCAACCTTGTGGTGAGCAAAGCAGCGTCATTGATTTCTGAAGGGGCCCGGGATGGGGCCGTTGCAAGGGCTGTTCACGATTACCTTTATGCAATAAAAAATGGTAAAGTGTCTTCTACATTGACTATAATTTCTGTTGACCTGGACACAAAGAGTATTGTAGTATCAAGAAACAGCAATTGTCCTGTAATAATTAAAAAGAGAAATGACATCAAAATACTTGATGAATATGTAGAATCCATTGGATTTCATAAATTAATGAAACCGTCAATTACCGAGTTCGCTTTAGCTGAAGATCTTGTTATAGTAAGCTTCAGCGATGGTATTCTGTCTGCCGGCAAGAAGACAGGATTAATGATGACTGTTGAAAATATAGTAGATTTAGTAAGAGAAAGCTGTCCGGAAGAGATAGATTCCTTAGCTGAGACCATATTAGAATCAGCTATAAAGATGGATAAGGGGAAACCATCGGATGATATGACTGTTGTAACTGTTAGCATTTGTCCATATTACGATCAAAAGAAGATTAGAAGAATGAGAGTGTCCCTACCTTTCTAG
- a CDS encoding HD domain-containing protein, whose product MKKIILDDIKNNREIETYIKIGHEHLGAIGYTEHSFRHANLVSNIAYNILFRLNYPHREAELAAIAGYLHDIGNVISRHNHGQSGALIAFRILDKLGMPPEEIAVVCSAIGNHEEEYGQPVNNVSAALILADKSDVHRSRVRNPDIVNFDIHDRVNYAVEHSFLNVHEKAVTLELSIDISICPVMEYFEIFLTRMMMCRRAAEFLKTKFELFINDARLL is encoded by the coding sequence GTGAAAAAAATAATCCTGGATGATATAAAAAACAATCGTGAAATAGAAACTTATATAAAAATTGGGCATGAACATTTAGGGGCAATAGGATATACTGAACATAGTTTTCGCCATGCCAATTTAGTTTCCAACATAGCATACAATATTTTATTCAGATTAAATTATCCCCACAGGGAAGCAGAGTTAGCAGCGATAGCCGGATATCTTCATGATATAGGCAATGTTATAAGCAGGCATAACCATGGGCAATCAGGGGCTTTAATAGCATTTCGGATTTTAGATAAACTGGGAATGCCTCCCGAGGAAATAGCAGTAGTATGTTCTGCTATCGGCAATCATGAAGAAGAATACGGTCAACCGGTAAATAACGTTTCGGCAGCCCTTATTCTGGCGGACAAATCGGATGTCCACAGAAGTCGGGTAAGAAACCCTGATATTGTAAATTTTGATATCCATGATAGGGTGAATTATGCGGTTGAACATTCCTTTCTTAATGTCCATGAAAAAGCGGTTACTTTGGAGTTAAGTATAGATATAAGTATCTGTCCTGTAATGGAATATTTCGAAATTTTTTTAACCCGTATGATGATGTGCAGGAGGGCAGCCGAGTTCTTAAAGACTAAGTTTGAATTATTTATTAATGATGCTAGATTGTTATAA